One part of the Methylobacterium mesophilicum SR1.6/6 genome encodes these proteins:
- a CDS encoding DUF2842 domain-containing protein gives MRRRTRTLIGTLAILAFVCVYGPLAMALADSRISETPAAVQAVLYSILGIAWIFPLMPLIRWMERPDR, from the coding sequence ATGCGCCGCCGCACACGCACCCTGATCGGTACCCTGGCGATCCTCGCCTTCGTGTGCGTCTACGGGCCTCTCGCGATGGCGCTGGCCGACAGCCGGATCTCCGAAACGCCCGCGGCGGTCCAGGCCGTGCTCTACTCGATCCTGGGGATCGCCTGGATCTTCCCGCTCATGCCGCTGATCCGGTGGATGGAGCGCCCGGATCGCTGA
- a CDS encoding polysaccharide deacetylase family protein, giving the protein MLSSRTKHRIFASGFRAIQAVGADRWLAPAARGLGVILTFHHVSPDPVPAFAPNRLLSITPDFLDLTLRELDARGFEVIGLDEVPRRLAAPDYGPPFAALTFDDGYRDNVVHARPVLARHGVPWTLFVTSAFADQRGRLWWLELERAIVRLDRVRITIGSRSLDLPARSPQEKAIAFDVIYRDLRGGDEELLLARIADLCRQAGFTPGALAADLCLSWDEMRALARDPAVTFGAHTVSHPMLAKHEAAVAAREIAEGRDRIEAELGRPVRHLSYPVGDPGSAGPREFALASAMGFDTAVTTRPGHLFADHAGHLHALPRVSVNGCHQSRAALAGLLSGVPFLAWNRGRRLNVA; this is encoded by the coding sequence ATGCTGTCGTCGCGCACCAAGCACCGGATCTTCGCATCCGGTTTCCGCGCCATCCAGGCGGTCGGCGCGGATCGATGGCTGGCGCCGGCCGCGCGTGGCCTCGGTGTGATCCTCACCTTCCACCATGTCAGCCCCGACCCCGTGCCGGCCTTCGCGCCGAACCGGCTGCTGTCCATCACGCCCGATTTCCTCGACCTGACCCTGCGCGAGCTTGACGCCCGCGGCTTCGAGGTGATCGGGCTCGATGAGGTACCGAGGCGCCTCGCCGCCCCGGATTACGGCCCACCCTTCGCGGCCCTGACCTTCGATGACGGCTATCGCGACAACGTCGTGCACGCGCGGCCCGTCTTGGCCCGCCATGGCGTTCCCTGGACGCTGTTCGTCACCAGCGCCTTCGCAGATCAGCGGGGGCGGCTCTGGTGGCTCGAGCTCGAGCGCGCGATCGTGCGGCTCGACCGAGTGCGGATCACCATCGGGTCGCGCAGCCTCGACCTGCCGGCCCGCAGTCCGCAGGAGAAGGCGATCGCCTTCGATGTCATCTACCGTGACCTGCGCGGCGGCGACGAGGAACTTCTCCTCGCGCGGATCGCGGACCTCTGCCGGCAGGCGGGCTTCACGCCAGGCGCGCTGGCCGCCGACCTGTGCCTGTCCTGGGATGAGATGCGCGCGCTGGCCCGCGACCCCGCGGTGACCTTCGGCGCCCACACGGTCAGCCATCCGATGCTCGCCAAGCACGAAGCCGCTGTGGCGGCCCGCGAGATCGCCGAGGGACGCGACCGGATCGAGGCGGAACTCGGACGTCCGGTCCGCCACCTGTCCTACCCGGTCGGAGATCCCGGTTCGGCGGGACCGCGGGAATTCGCCTTGGCCAGCGCCATGGGCTTCGACACGGCGGTGACCACACGGCCTGGTCATCTCTTCGCCGACCACGCCGGCCACCTCCACGCGTTGCCGCGGGTTTCGGTGAACGGTTGCCACCAGTCGCGCGCGGCGCTGGCGGGCCTGCTCTCGGGGGTGCCGTTCCTGGCCTGGAACCGCGGCCGCCGCCTCAACGTCGCCTGA
- a CDS encoding GNAT family N-acetyltransferase, translated as MAVGVHITGTGMVDTRADGALVAEIVSGLAAAEGCWRRIEADPASLQTPYQRFDWSMAYLRSTGSLDDARVALVRDGEGRVRLILPLTVRREYGLCIARAVGDTHANYHMPLFATRDAAAIPAAEIRAALVRAGRSAGIDLYALQHQPLMWEGAANPLASTGEPEPSDAYGLMLGPDPETTVRRVFSADARKKLRSKEKRLIEAKGAVAYRRAETPEEVTRFLGAFYTQKAARFAGMGIADPYADPAIRAFLETAASGPAPAVELYALCLAESGRVLATFGGAVSDRRFSGMMTAFDADPEVAKFSPGDLLLQHLIHDQTARGRQGFDLGVGEARYKASICDETIGLVETLVPVTAKGRAYGFLRRGLTRTKRRIKRDPRLYVALQRLRTLRRG; from the coding sequence ATGGCGGTCGGTGTCCACATCACGGGAACGGGCATGGTCGACACGCGGGCTGACGGTGCGCTGGTCGCCGAGATCGTGTCCGGCTTGGCGGCAGCCGAGGGATGCTGGCGTCGGATCGAGGCGGATCCGGCCAGCCTGCAGACGCCCTACCAGCGTTTCGACTGGTCGATGGCCTATCTCCGGTCGACCGGGAGCCTTGACGATGCGCGGGTCGCGCTCGTGCGGGACGGCGAGGGGCGCGTGCGTCTGATCCTGCCGCTGACGGTGCGACGTGAGTACGGGCTCTGCATCGCCCGGGCCGTGGGCGACACGCACGCGAACTATCACATGCCGCTCTTCGCGACGCGCGATGCGGCCGCGATCCCCGCTGCCGAAATTCGGGCCGCCCTGGTCCGGGCCGGGCGATCGGCCGGCATCGACCTCTACGCGCTGCAGCACCAGCCGCTGATGTGGGAGGGTGCGGCGAATCCTCTGGCCTCGACCGGCGAGCCTGAGCCCAGCGACGCCTACGGCCTGATGCTGGGACCGGATCCCGAGACCACGGTGCGGCGCGTCTTCAGCGCCGATGCCCGCAAGAAGCTGCGCTCGAAGGAGAAGCGGCTCATCGAGGCGAAGGGGGCCGTCGCCTATCGCCGCGCCGAGACGCCCGAGGAGGTCACGCGTTTCCTCGGCGCCTTCTACACACAGAAGGCCGCCCGCTTCGCGGGAATGGGCATTGCCGATCCGTATGCCGACCCGGCGATCCGCGCATTCCTGGAGACTGCCGCGTCAGGTCCGGCCCCGGCGGTGGAGCTGTACGCCCTCTGCCTCGCCGAGAGCGGGCGCGTGCTCGCCACCTTCGGGGGGGCCGTCAGCGACCGTCGATTCAGCGGAATGATGACTGCCTTCGATGCCGATCCGGAAGTCGCCAAGTTCAGCCCCGGCGATCTCCTGCTGCAGCACCTCATCCACGATCAGACTGCGCGGGGCCGTCAGGGTTTCGACCTCGGGGTCGGCGAGGCGCGTTACAAGGCCAGCATCTGCGACGAGACCATCGGCCTGGTGGAGACCCTCGTGCCGGTCACCGCGAAGGGCCGCGCCTACGGATTCCTGCGGCGGGGCCTCACGCGCACGAAGCGGCGGATCAAGCGCGACCCACGCTTGTACGTGGCCCTCCAGCGGCTGCGGACGCTGCGCCGGGGCTGA
- a CDS encoding GumC family protein: MSRIRQRSTYAEPGLQPQAEGLGLAQVPRVLRRSIGWIVGPTLVVALGASVFVNVVSPRYTGESKLILESRDAAFARNAQERADQQVPIDEQAVASQVQVVMSRDLAREAIRRLKLVGNAEFDPGAGSIGPVQRVLMMLGIGANPLDRPAEDRVLDAYFDHLLVYPAGKSRILTIEFRSKDAKLAAEGANTIAQLYISSLEADKVDTARYASTWLGGNIDGLRKRVAEAEAKVEAFRAKNGLVGSAGAAGRPLTAQQLGELSSQLSATRILKADLTGKVKAINDLIKDGRAFEIPDVANNEVIRRIVENRIAVRAQLALESRTLLPAHPRIKELNAQLQDLDAQIKASAERVVRTMENDAKIAGARVESLQAAVDGQQDVVVKGNASEVQLRALEREAKVQREQLESYLSRYREAAARDGEAATPADARVVSRAVTPEVPSFPKKLPIVGFATLLTLMLSAGAVIARALLAEGARIGAVRGGHFDPAEDRERREPVLERPVFAFPEAMPPARWSESDEPGEAAAVDAHPAPAADGAAAFDLGPLVERITSAPRGEAARTGRCVLIVETEAAQGTPSLFEALSGALSGRGSLVAVELNAPSGQASSLGFTDLVAGEAAFLDAIQADRDSKLHRIAAGELDETVLFEEPDALVLTFEAMAEAYDWVVCRIHAVPGAVDVLDLVAGHMDSVVIASNAPAEDPALADLYAIAEDAGAGQILVAQDRAVTDADIKTADGAATDLRLNAA; the protein is encoded by the coding sequence ATGTCCCGAATCCGTCAACGCTCGACCTACGCCGAACCGGGGCTACAGCCGCAGGCGGAAGGTCTCGGCCTCGCTCAAGTCCCGCGTGTGCTCCGTCGCTCGATCGGCTGGATCGTCGGCCCGACACTTGTGGTCGCCCTCGGGGCGAGCGTCTTCGTCAACGTGGTTAGCCCCCGCTACACGGGTGAGTCGAAGCTGATCCTCGAGAGTCGCGACGCCGCCTTCGCGCGCAACGCCCAGGAGCGTGCCGACCAGCAGGTGCCCATCGACGAGCAGGCCGTGGCGAGCCAAGTGCAGGTCGTCATGTCGCGCGACCTCGCCCGGGAGGCGATCCGCCGGCTCAAGCTCGTCGGCAACGCGGAGTTCGATCCCGGCGCCGGCAGCATCGGTCCGGTGCAGCGCGTGCTGATGATGCTCGGCATCGGCGCCAATCCCCTCGATCGCCCGGCCGAGGACCGGGTGCTCGACGCCTATTTCGACCATCTGCTGGTCTATCCCGCAGGCAAGTCCCGCATCCTGACCATCGAGTTCCGCTCGAAGGACGCGAAGCTCGCCGCCGAGGGCGCGAACACCATCGCGCAGCTCTACATCTCGTCGCTCGAAGCCGACAAGGTCGATACGGCGCGCTACGCCTCCACCTGGCTCGGCGGCAACATCGACGGCCTGCGCAAGCGCGTGGCCGAAGCGGAGGCGAAAGTCGAGGCGTTCCGCGCCAAGAACGGACTCGTCGGCAGCGCCGGCGCCGCGGGCCGGCCGCTCACGGCCCAGCAGCTCGGCGAGTTGTCGAGCCAGCTCTCGGCCACCCGGATCCTCAAGGCGGATCTGACCGGTAAGGTGAAGGCCATCAACGACCTGATCAAGGACGGGCGCGCCTTCGAGATCCCGGACGTCGCCAACAACGAGGTGATCCGCCGCATCGTGGAGAACCGGATCGCCGTCCGCGCACAGCTCGCTCTCGAGTCGCGCACGCTGCTGCCGGCCCATCCGCGGATCAAGGAGCTGAACGCGCAGCTTCAGGACCTCGACGCGCAGATCAAGGCCTCGGCCGAGCGCGTCGTGCGGACGATGGAGAACGACGCCAAGATCGCGGGCGCCCGGGTCGAGAGCTTGCAGGCCGCCGTCGACGGCCAGCAGGACGTGGTCGTCAAGGGCAACGCCAGCGAGGTCCAGCTCCGGGCGCTGGAGCGCGAAGCCAAGGTTCAGCGGGAGCAGCTCGAATCCTATCTGTCCCGCTACCGCGAGGCGGCTGCGCGCGACGGCGAGGCCGCGACCCCGGCGGATGCCCGCGTCGTCTCCCGCGCGGTCACGCCGGAGGTACCGTCCTTCCCGAAAAAGCTGCCGATCGTCGGCTTCGCGACGCTGCTCACGCTGATGCTCTCCGCTGGCGCCGTGATCGCCCGTGCCCTCCTGGCCGAAGGCGCCCGGATCGGGGCCGTTCGCGGCGGCCACTTCGATCCGGCGGAGGATCGTGAGCGCCGCGAGCCGGTCCTGGAGCGTCCGGTCTTCGCCTTCCCGGAGGCGATGCCGCCGGCACGATGGTCCGAGTCTGACGAGCCCGGAGAAGCGGCTGCCGTCGACGCGCATCCGGCACCGGCAGCGGACGGCGCGGCGGCGTTCGACCTCGGCCCACTGGTCGAACGGATCACCTCCGCGCCGCGCGGCGAGGCAGCGCGGACCGGACGCTGCGTCCTGATCGTGGAGACCGAGGCTGCGCAGGGCACGCCGTCGCTTTTCGAGGCCCTCTCGGGCGCCTTGAGCGGCCGGGGCTCCCTCGTGGCCGTGGAGCTCAACGCGCCTTCCGGGCAGGCCTCAAGCCTCGGTTTCACCGATCTTGTCGCCGGCGAAGCCGCGTTCCTCGATGCGATCCAGGCCGACCGCGACAGCAAACTGCACCGCATCGCCGCCGGAGAACTCGACGAGACGGTCCTGTTCGAAGAGCCGGATGCTCTGGTGCTGACCTTCGAGGCGATGGCGGAGGCCTACGATTGGGTCGTGTGCCGGATCCACGCCGTTCCGGGCGCCGTGGACGTGCTGGATCTCGTCGCCGGCCACATGGACAGCGTCGTGATCGCCTCCAACGCCCCGGCCGAGGATCCGGCGCTGGCCGATCTCTACGCCATCGCGGAGGATGCGGGTGCCGGCCAGATCCTCGTCGCTCAGGACCGCGCCGTCACGGACGCAGACATCAAGACAGCCGACGGTGCCGCGACCGACTTGCGTCTGAACGCCGCGTGA
- a CDS encoding polysaccharide biosynthesis/export family protein: protein MVMNRRALLLSLGSTLALGGCLRPTFRTGELDATGTGSIAARYTLAAGDKLRVIVFGQDNLSNIYAVDGAGRIAMPLIGTVQVGGQTTGQAARAVEAKLASGFVREPHVTVEVDAYRPFYILGEVTTSGQYPFVNGMTVETAVAIAAGFGPRAARDYAVLTRDTGGTLVSGIVPMTYSVRPGDTIVIKERFF, encoded by the coding sequence ATGGTGATGAACCGGCGCGCTCTCCTCCTCTCCCTCGGCTCGACCCTGGCGCTCGGCGGGTGTCTGCGCCCGACATTCCGCACCGGCGAGCTCGACGCCACCGGCACCGGGTCGATCGCCGCGCGGTACACACTCGCGGCCGGCGACAAGCTTCGGGTCATCGTGTTCGGTCAGGACAACCTGTCCAACATCTACGCGGTCGACGGGGCGGGTCGGATCGCGATGCCGCTGATTGGCACCGTGCAGGTGGGCGGCCAGACCACCGGGCAGGCGGCCCGGGCGGTCGAGGCCAAGCTCGCCTCGGGCTTCGTGCGCGAGCCGCATGTGACGGTCGAAGTCGACGCCTACCGGCCGTTCTACATCCTGGGCGAAGTTACGACCTCGGGCCAGTACCCGTTCGTCAACGGCATGACGGTCGAGACCGCCGTTGCGATCGCCGCAGGCTTCGGCCCTCGGGCCGCGCGCGACTACGCCGTCCTGACCCGTGACACCGGCGGCACCCTGGTATCCGGGATCGTGCCGATGACCTACTCGGTCCGGCCCGGCGACACGATTGTCATCAAGGAGCGGTTCTTCTGA
- a CDS encoding penicillin-binding protein 1A, which yields MNAILIKLFATALTLSQVTTRPDAVRTRFDPVTDGPEVVRLLRDGCAHMRKSFDIEDINLDELISTAMEDPSSVAGPAAPKILHGLDINELNTSYKQFCKGEDPPNSPFDAKAVIEFYDNATKDLPSAEALRDKALPGLTRILDGAGKPFAEAAEPNGRRITVPITAVPTLVQKAFIAAEDKRFESHHGIDERGVIRAFIGNLAAPGRPAGGSTITQQVVKNLSVGDDVTYERKIREMIVASRLERILTKPQILGLYLNGIYLGRGAYGIEMAAESYFGKPVGQLTLPEAALLAGMPKGPNFYSPDKYPDRARERRAYVLARLKEEGTITEAEMAAAIKADLGLKPIETTRRDSGFYVVDFLNREARTFAGVESLTSGSLTVRSTINAGLQRAVEEALQDGLSNYERATGRQTFTGAELNLADSVRRIQAATPAPEGSPQAAPGVTGARADAVKPDAKTLKAEKAAAATPTRKPAWLLALESARPVLYDVRWPMAVVLEAGRAGTKVGLADGRTASLDPGIARGKLQPYDVVRVKLTGGKGGLRAQIRVKPTVQGAALVMENQTGRILAMAGGFSYPLSQLNRVTQTVRQPGSTLKPLTYLAALNAGLQPNTLVMDSPVTLPPINGTGDSWSPKNYEGGGSGPTTLRRGLEFSKNLVTARLLQGGIAPKAPASLKRVCDIALEAQIYAECEPYYPFVLGAQPVRMLDLAGFYAAVANEGARPAPYALESVERDGKPLYTHAAREPTRIGSADRIAFYQLKTMLQGVTQHGTAAALSKFSTYVAGKTGTSENENDAWFAGLTNEITVVVWVGYDNADGSRKTLGRGQTGGHVSVPIASAIVQAAWANGVAKTPLRGPSSEARPFIADLAIDPRSGVRVAGGGFLEHFRTSGDGRMADTQYRLVPRETLYAMRPDAEDGDLAGTDDGASVAGDFYGNMTGERPRPDPLDPFGERPAPRSRRAQGDLDPSGQDPYSPWPGQAGRSPYGDDGVRRPRRRDPDYLFGEDPGF from the coding sequence ATGAACGCCATCCTGATCAAGCTGTTCGCGACCGCCCTCACCCTGAGCCAGGTCACGACCCGGCCGGACGCGGTCCGCACGCGGTTCGATCCTGTCACGGATGGACCCGAGGTCGTGCGCCTGCTGCGCGACGGCTGCGCCCATATGCGGAAATCGTTCGACATCGAGGACATCAACCTCGACGAGCTGATCTCCACCGCCATGGAGGATCCGTCGAGCGTCGCCGGCCCCGCCGCGCCGAAGATCCTGCATGGGCTCGACATCAACGAATTGAACACGAGCTACAAGCAGTTCTGCAAGGGTGAGGACCCGCCGAACTCCCCCTTCGACGCGAAGGCGGTGATCGAGTTCTACGACAACGCCACCAAGGACCTGCCGAGCGCAGAGGCCCTGCGCGACAAGGCGCTGCCCGGCCTGACCCGCATCCTCGATGGCGCCGGTAAACCCTTCGCGGAGGCGGCCGAGCCGAACGGGCGGCGCATCACTGTGCCCATCACTGCGGTGCCGACGCTGGTGCAGAAGGCCTTCATCGCCGCGGAGGACAAGCGCTTCGAGAGCCATCACGGCATCGACGAGCGCGGTGTGATCCGCGCCTTCATCGGCAACCTCGCCGCGCCGGGCCGGCCCGCGGGCGGCTCGACCATCACGCAGCAGGTGGTGAAGAACCTCTCGGTCGGCGACGACGTCACCTACGAGCGCAAGATCCGCGAGATGATCGTGGCGTCGCGCCTCGAGCGGATCCTCACCAAGCCGCAGATCCTCGGCCTCTATCTGAACGGGATCTATCTCGGCCGCGGCGCCTACGGAATCGAGATGGCGGCGGAGAGCTATTTCGGGAAGCCTGTCGGTCAGCTCACCCTGCCGGAGGCGGCGCTGCTCGCCGGAATGCCGAAGGGGCCGAACTTCTACAGCCCGGACAAATATCCGGACCGGGCGCGGGAGCGCCGCGCCTACGTGCTGGCCCGCCTCAAGGAAGAGGGCACCATCACGGAGGCCGAGATGGCCGCCGCCATCAAGGCCGACCTCGGCCTGAAGCCGATCGAGACCACCCGCCGCGACTCCGGTTTCTACGTGGTGGATTTCCTGAACCGCGAGGCGCGCACCTTCGCGGGCGTGGAGTCGCTGACGTCCGGCTCGCTGACCGTGCGTTCCACGATCAACGCCGGGTTGCAGCGCGCCGTCGAAGAAGCCTTGCAGGATGGCCTTTCGAATTACGAGCGCGCGACGGGCCGGCAGACCTTCACCGGTGCGGAACTCAACCTCGCCGACAGCGTCCGCCGCATCCAGGCCGCGACACCGGCCCCGGAAGGATCCCCGCAGGCTGCGCCGGGCGTGACCGGCGCGCGCGCGGACGCGGTCAAGCCGGACGCAAAGACGCTCAAGGCTGAGAAGGCTGCCGCGGCGACGCCGACGCGGAAGCCGGCTTGGCTGCTCGCCCTGGAAAGCGCCCGTCCCGTTCTCTACGACGTCCGTTGGCCGATGGCCGTGGTGCTGGAGGCCGGCAGGGCCGGCACGAAGGTCGGACTTGCCGACGGCCGGACGGCCAGCCTCGATCCCGGCATCGCCCGGGGCAAGCTGCAGCCCTACGACGTGGTGCGGGTGAAACTCACCGGCGGCAAGGGCGGCCTGCGCGCGCAGATCCGGGTCAAGCCGACCGTCCAGGGCGCGGCGCTTGTGATGGAGAACCAGACCGGGCGCATCCTGGCGATGGCCGGTGGCTTCTCCTACCCGCTGAGCCAGCTCAACCGCGTCACCCAGACCGTGCGCCAGCCGGGCTCGACCCTGAAGCCCCTCACCTATCTCGCGGCGCTCAATGCCGGCCTCCAGCCGAACACCCTGGTGATGGACTCGCCCGTCACCCTTCCGCCGATCAACGGCACCGGTGATTCCTGGTCGCCGAAGAATTACGAGGGTGGCGGTTCCGGGCCGACGACCCTGCGGCGCGGGCTCGAATTCTCCAAGAACCTGGTCACCGCCCGCCTCCTGCAGGGCGGAATCGCCCCGAAGGCCCCCGCGAGCCTCAAGCGCGTCTGCGACATCGCGCTGGAGGCGCAGATCTACGCGGAGTGCGAGCCTTATTACCCCTTCGTCCTCGGCGCCCAGCCGGTTCGGATGCTCGACCTCGCGGGCTTCTACGCGGCGGTGGCCAACGAAGGAGCGCGGCCTGCGCCCTACGCCCTCGAATCGGTGGAGCGGGACGGCAAGCCGCTCTACACGCACGCCGCCCGGGAGCCGACCCGGATCGGATCGGCGGACCGGATCGCGTTTTACCAGCTCAAGACCATGCTGCAGGGGGTGACTCAGCATGGCACCGCGGCCGCCCTGTCAAAGTTCTCGACCTACGTGGCCGGCAAAACCGGAACTTCGGAGAACGAGAACGACGCGTGGTTCGCCGGTCTCACCAACGAGATCACCGTGGTGGTGTGGGTCGGCTACGACAACGCCGACGGCAGCCGGAAGACGCTCGGCCGCGGCCAGACCGGCGGACACGTCTCGGTCCCGATCGCGTCCGCCATCGTCCAGGCGGCCTGGGCGAACGGCGTGGCGAAGACGCCGCTCCGGGGCCCCTCGTCCGAGGCGCGGCCGTTCATCGCCGACCTCGCCATAGATCCGCGCAGCGGCGTGCGCGTTGCGGGCGGCGGCTTCCTCGAGCATTTCCGCACGAGCGGCGACGGGCGCATGGCCGACACGCAGTACCGCCTCGTCCCGCGGGAGACTCTGTACGCCATGCGGCCCGACGCGGAGGATGGCGACCTGGCCGGGACCGACGACGGAGCCAGCGTCGCAGGCGACTTCTACGGAAACATGACCGGCGAGCGTCCGCGGCCCGATCCGCTCGATCCGTTCGGCGAGCGTCCGGCCCCGCGCAGCCGCCGTGCGCAGGGGGACCTGGATCCGAGCGGCCAGGATCCCTACAGCCCCTGGCCGGGCCAAGCCGGCCGTTCGCCCTATGGGGACGACGGCGTGCGCCGGCCGCGCCGCCGCGATCCCGACTACCTGTTCGGCGAAGATCCCGGTTTCTGA
- a CDS encoding alpha-amylase family protein, translating to MITDLWYKNAIIYCLSVGTYMDANGDGIGDFAGLERRLDYIQGLGATAVWLMPFQPSPKKDGGYDIADYYGVDPDYGSLGDFVAFTHAAKQRGLRVLIDLVVNHTSDKHPWFQSARSSPDSPYRDWYVWSKERPATADEGMVFPGVQDTTWTYDTKAKAWYFHRFFNFQPDLNTANPEVLAEILKIMGFWIELGVSGFRMDAVPFVIAEKGADVGGKPREQFEMLRDLREFLQWRQGDSIILAEANILPKQDLDYFGDDADRMHMMFNFQVNQATFYALAAHDARPLVKAIERTKPRPLSCQWGIFLRNHDELDLGRLSETQRQAVFSAFGPEKGMQLYERGIRRRFAPMLAGDPRRIRLAYSLMFTLPGTPVLRYGDEIGMGDDLTLKERDCARTPMQWTSEHQAGFSKANKTVLPLIDHGPYGYAHVNVADQRHDQGSLLNWMQGMIRQRKEAPEIGWGDVVALDTGRPSVLALRYEWRGNAVLCLHNLAPEPVEVALDTGLPAPEGDMLVDLLTGAHSEAGDDGTHCLFVEGYGYHWFRIGGLDALLKRRPA from the coding sequence ATGATCACCGACCTGTGGTACAAGAACGCCATCATCTACTGCCTGTCCGTCGGCACTTACATGGATGCCAACGGTGACGGCATCGGCGACTTCGCCGGACTGGAGCGTCGGCTCGACTACATCCAGGGCCTGGGCGCCACCGCGGTCTGGCTGATGCCGTTCCAGCCCTCGCCCAAGAAGGACGGCGGCTACGACATCGCCGACTATTACGGCGTCGACCCGGATTACGGCTCGCTCGGCGACTTCGTGGCTTTCACCCACGCCGCCAAGCAGCGCGGCCTGCGGGTGCTGATCGACCTCGTGGTCAACCACACCTCGGACAAGCATCCCTGGTTCCAGTCGGCCCGGTCCAGCCCGGATTCGCCCTATCGCGACTGGTACGTCTGGTCGAAGGAGAGACCGGCCACCGCCGACGAGGGCATGGTCTTCCCCGGCGTACAGGACACCACCTGGACGTACGATACGAAGGCCAAGGCCTGGTACTTCCACCGATTCTTCAACTTCCAGCCGGATCTCAACACGGCCAATCCGGAGGTGCTCGCCGAGATCCTCAAGATCATGGGGTTCTGGATCGAACTCGGTGTGTCGGGCTTCCGGATGGATGCCGTGCCCTTCGTGATCGCCGAGAAGGGCGCCGACGTCGGCGGCAAGCCGCGCGAACAGTTCGAGATGCTGCGCGACCTGCGCGAATTCCTGCAATGGCGCCAGGGCGACAGCATCATCCTGGCCGAAGCCAACATCCTGCCCAAGCAGGATCTCGACTATTTCGGCGACGACGCCGACCGCATGCACATGATGTTCAACTTCCAGGTCAATCAGGCGACGTTCTACGCGCTGGCGGCCCACGACGCCCGACCCCTCGTGAAGGCGATCGAGCGGACGAAGCCGCGACCGCTCTCGTGCCAGTGGGGCATCTTCCTGCGCAATCACGACGAACTGGATCTCGGCCGCCTCAGCGAGACGCAGCGTCAGGCGGTCTTTTCCGCGTTCGGGCCAGAGAAGGGGATGCAGCTCTACGAGCGCGGGATCCGGCGCCGCTTCGCCCCGATGCTCGCGGGCGATCCACGCCGCATCAGGCTCGCCTACTCGCTGATGTTCACCCTCCCGGGCACGCCGGTTCTGCGCTACGGCGACGAGATCGGTATGGGCGACGACCTGACGCTCAAGGAGCGCGATTGCGCCCGCACGCCGATGCAGTGGACCAGCGAGCACCAGGCCGGCTTCTCGAAGGCGAACAAGACCGTCCTGCCGCTCATCGATCACGGTCCCTACGGCTACGCGCACGTCAACGTCGCCGACCAGCGCCACGACCAGGGTTCGCTGCTCAACTGGATGCAGGGGATGATCCGGCAGCGGAAGGAGGCCCCGGAAATCGGCTGGGGCGACGTCGTGGCGTTGGACACGGGCCGGCCGTCGGTCCTGGCGCTGCGCTACGAGTGGCGCGGCAACGCGGTGCTTTGCCTTCACAACCTGGCGCCCGAGCCGGTGGAGGTCGCCCTCGACACGGGCCTTCCCGCGCCGGAGGGCGATATGCTGGTCGATCTCCTCACCGGCGCGCACAGCGAGGCCGGAGACGACGGGACACACTGCCTGTTCGTGGAGGGCTACGGCTACCACTGGTTCCGCATCGGCGGCCTGGACGCGCTCCTGAAGCGCCGCCCCGCGTGA
- a CDS encoding MBL fold metallo-hydrolase, producing the protein MPGTPRAGIIPVTPFQQNCTLIWDDATKVGAVVDPGGDLDRIEAAIREQGVQVEKILLTHGHVDHAAGADELRERLGVPIEGPHQADKFLLDSLPETAANYGLGEARPVTPDRWLDEGDAVTVGGLGFDILHCPGHSPGSVVFVSRDARFALVGDVVFKGSVGRTDLPGGNHDQLIRAIKEKVLPLGDDIAFIPGHGPIGTLGEERVSNPFLQD; encoded by the coding sequence ATGCCAGGAACGCCCCGCGCCGGGATCATCCCGGTCACGCCCTTCCAGCAGAACTGCACCCTGATCTGGGACGATGCCACCAAGGTCGGCGCCGTGGTCGATCCGGGCGGAGACCTCGACCGGATCGAGGCCGCGATCCGCGAGCAGGGCGTCCAGGTGGAGAAGATCCTGCTGACTCACGGCCATGTCGACCACGCCGCGGGCGCCGACGAATTGCGGGAACGCCTCGGCGTGCCGATCGAGGGGCCGCACCAGGCCGACAAGTTCCTCCTCGACTCTCTTCCGGAGACGGCGGCGAATTACGGCCTCGGCGAAGCCCGTCCGGTGACACCCGACCGCTGGCTCGACGAGGGCGATGCCGTAACGGTGGGGGGGCTTGGCTTCGACATCCTCCACTGCCCGGGGCACTCGCCCGGCAGCGTGGTCTTCGTGAGCCGTGACGCGCGGTTCGCGCTGGTGGGCGACGTGGTGTTCAAGGGTTCGGTCGGCCGCACCGACCTGCCGGGCGGTAACCACGATCAGCTGATCCGGGCCATCAAGGAGAAGGTCCTGCCGCTCGGCGACGACATCGCCTTCATCCCGGGCCACGGCCCGATCGGCACGCTCGGCGAGGAGCGCGTGTCGAACCCCTTCCTGCAGGATTGA